The window CATCATAGGGGGTATAAGTATAGGACTTTCGTTGTATATAGGGTGTAAGTGTTTGATACTAAAATACAGGGGATGTAACTGAAATTTTGGAAAATAATTCCATAAAGGAAAGAAAAACTCCTTGAGATTGTTAATATAGGAAAAGAAAGGGGTGAAGAAATGAATAATCTAAAAACTTACTCTTTGCAGACTATGGAGGCCTCTCCATATGATTCAAGCTGCTCCAATTCTTCCTGCAATATAAATTTACAACACCTAACTTCAAAttcaaacaacaacaataataataatagagttTAAATTCTATACTTTGATCAGCGTATAAAGCTCAATCAAGTAACttagtaaaataattaaaaaaggtATTATGATCAACATTAATCAATAACCCGATGAAAGTGTTAACTAATCTACTATTACAAATTAAATTACAATGTAAAACATCTTTAACCAatcaatatatataatttaaatacattaaaaaagaagaagaaatgatattTCTAAAAGGGTATGAGCTTATGAACCAAAATTTTTATCGTGCTCAATCAAATAATAAACACTGACTATGATTTGGTTTATCTTCCCGACTTAGTAAAAAGATAATCTTGTTCTATATTTCATCAAGACGAAAATCATGCCATTTCTATTAATTATAAAGGAAAATATTAAAGAAATGAAGACCTGAATAAACTGAATTTGCTGATCGAGAGAAGAAATGGCAGCAGCCATACGATGTTTCCCCATAACAAAATTAACAGTTGTTCTTGAAATAGGTTTTATAATTGTGTCAGCCATAGATGAAGAAGGAGAAAGAACTTCTGTTTGAAGCTCATTATCAAGTTCTTGTGAAATTGATGGTGATTCCATTAAACCTAAGATCAAGAAAATGAGagcttttgttttttgttttcttGGGTATTGGGGGTTGTATTTGTTTTTTAATAAGAGATAAGAAACCAATAATGAGTAGTCAAGGTTGGGGTTGTGTGAAAGCAGATCAAAAGTGGAGGAATAAACTATGGTCAAAAAGGTTGGTGGAGGAGTTGAGATTTGAGAAGAGTTGGAAGGAGAAATTTTATATTGTATCTCCCACTATCAATACAAtcttttttatttgatttaaCTATTGATGGCTTTGTTTTTTTGGGGACTTACGCGAGAATATTTTTGGTCATCAATATTGCATGTATTCTCTATACAATCGAAATTTCATACTTTTATCTCTCGAGCTTATATAGTTAGATATTGCCTTATAGCGCTGATAGTAATACACTATGTGGGACGAAGTAAGAACCCTTCTCGCCTCCTGCTGAGTTGTTCGGTTCACTCAGGTAGATCtattaaaaaagtaaaatattttttacgaataattttttattattctcaGACTTCGAATATTATAAAATAAGAAAACTAAGCTTATTTTTTTTAAGTAGGAAACTATTTAAGCTCTAATAGTGTGGTCTTTTACATTAGAAAGAAGCTCATAACATATGAAGAAAAAGTGAAATCAAGTTGGGAAGTGGATTAGGTGAGGAGGAGAGCACCACT is drawn from Nicotiana tomentosiformis chromosome 12, ASM39032v3, whole genome shotgun sequence and contains these coding sequences:
- the LOC104102718 gene encoding guanine nucleotide-binding protein subunit gamma 2-like, translated to MESPSISQELDNELQTEVLSPSSSMADTIIKPISRTTVNFVMGKHRMAAAISSLDQQIQFIQEELEQLESYGEASIVCKEFLSIVESKPDALLPVTKGPSDVKWDRWFKGANGSRRNKRWI